Genomic segment of uncultured Desulfobacter sp.:
CCCTGACAGCGGATTGCCGGGAGAACGCCTGCACCGGATGCGGCATCTGCAACTTTAAGACCATTGCGCCCGTGCTTCAAAAAAAGAGTCCCGACGGAGAACTCCTTTCAGAAGGAACCGTGGATAGACCAGCAACCACCCAGGCAGACCGCCTGCCGGACGATGCGTTTATCAAATATGAATTGAAATTTTCCAAACTGGACGACGCACGGTTTTTCGGACACCTGGAACTGGCCACCATCTTCCAACGGGCCGTCAAACGGACAGGATTTGTCGTAAAATACTCCAAGGGATTTAATCCTTCCATGCGAATGTCCTTTGCAACGGCTCTGCCCCTGGGAATGGAAAGTGAGGAAGAAATCCTTTATATCTACCTTGAAAAAGGATTAAAGCCCCACAAGATCATGAAAACCCTGAACACCCAACTGCCGCAGGGCATTGAGATTACCAACTGCGCCCTTTTCCGCAAATCGCCCCAGGCCCAGCCAGCCCCGGACAGCTATCAAATTACATTTGCAGAACCCTGCATCGGCCAAGACGAACTGGACCGGTTTCTGACCTTGCCTGAATTTATGGTTGAAGATATCAGCAAAAAGGGTAAAATTCGAAAAACAGACTTACGAAAAGCACTTTCATCTGTCCGGCTAATTTCTTCAAATTGTATTGAAATGACCCTGACACCCTATAACACACGCGTCGTCAGGCCTGCGGAACTTCTGGTCGGGGGATTTGGTGTTGATGATACAGTTGTAAAGGATGCAAGAATTAAAAAATTAAAGAGTTAACGTAATGTAGACCATAAGGATTTGTTATGCTCAAAGAGCTTGTTGTCAATTATGCTCCCCATGAAACCCGGGTCGCCCTGCTGGAAAACGGGACCATAGTCGAAGTATTTAATGAACGCAGGGATGACACAAGTATTTCAGGAAACATATATAAAGGCAGGGTCCAGAGGGTACTGCCGGGTATGCAGGCCGCTTTCGTGGATATTGGATTCGACCAGGCAGCATTCCTCTATGTGGATGACGTACTGGATTCTGCCAGCCTGAAGTTCTGCAGACAGCTGGAGCAGGACGCGGATGCAGAAGAACGGGATGACGATCTGTCCGTTGATGACATGGACGAAGAGTCCGAGTCATGGAAAGCTCCGGCACCCGAATGCGCCATCCAGGGGCTTCTTGTGGAGGGCCAGGAAATCCTGGTCCAGGTGGCAAAATCATCCATCGGCTCCAAAGGCCCCAGAGTGACCACCCATATCTCTTTAGCGGGCAGGTATATGGTACTCATGCCCACAGTGGATCACATCGGCATTTCCAGGCGGATCACCGACGAAACCGAACGGACCCGGCTACGGGACATGCTCAAAGGCCTGCGTAAAAATAATTTCGGCTATATTTTCAGGACCCAGGCCAAGGATATTGATGAAGCAACCCTGACCAAAGAGATCGAATTTTTAAACAATACCTGGGATGACATCCAGGAAAGAGATCGCACCATATCAGCCACAGCACTGGTTTACAAAGATCTGAATGCCACATTCCGGGCTGTCAGGGATCTTCTGGCCAACGAAGCGGACAAACTGATCATTGATTCAAAACACGAATATGAAAGTGTCCAGAATTTTTTAAAAAAGCTGATGCCCGATGTCAATCTCTCCGTTGAACTGTACCAGGGAAAAGAGTCCATCTTTGACGCCTACAATATCGAAGGCGACATCACCCGGGCACTGAAAAAGAAGGTCTGGCTTAAATCAGGCGGATATATTGTCATTGAACAGACCGAAGCCTTAGTGGCCATTGACGTAAACACCG
This window contains:
- a CDS encoding Rne/Rng family ribonuclease, giving the protein MLKELVVNYAPHETRVALLENGTIVEVFNERRDDTSISGNIYKGRVQRVLPGMQAAFVDIGFDQAAFLYVDDVLDSASLKFCRQLEQDADAEERDDDLSVDDMDEESESWKAPAPECAIQGLLVEGQEILVQVAKSSIGSKGPRVTTHISLAGRYMVLMPTVDHIGISRRITDETERTRLRDMLKGLRKNNFGYIFRTQAKDIDEATLTKEIEFLNNTWDDIQERDRTISATALVYKDLNATFRAVRDLLANEADKLIIDSKHEYESVQNFLKKLMPDVNLSVELYQGKESIFDAYNIEGDITRALKKKVWLKSGGYIVIEQTEALVAIDVNTGRYVGKRNFDETILKTNLEAVKEIAYQVRLRNIGGIIIIDFIDMRKTAHKDKVMAQLHEAMKKDKSQTNILPLTELGLVQMTRKRTRRNLTRTLCEPCFYCNGNGYLLSGKSICYKIYRDLAAEAKDMMGNRFTVKVHPEIAQLFHSSENHLRVSLESQFSKPISIYPEPHYHIEEYHIFESLSPKPSKGED